The genomic region CTTCGGAAATGCCGTCCTGGAGCGGGCGGTTGCGTTCCGGGAAGGTGGTCGGAATGATGTGGTCCACCGTGGCGAACGTGCGTTCCGGGAACAGAACCTTCTGGCCTTCTTCGCGGAGCTGCGCAAAAGCCTGCGGGCTCGTGACTTCGTGGCAGAGGTGGAGCCCGATAAAGAGCTGGCACTGGCCGCTCGGGAGCTTTGCTACCGTGTGGCTTTCAAAAATCTTCTGATAGAGTGATTTTCCCATGATTATGTCTCTTTTTGTTTTTGGCGTTTTATTGCGGCACAAATATAGAATTTTACACGGGAAACTAAAGAGCGGTTTCTGGATATAATTGAATTATGGGGCATTGAATTGTGGGCTGTTCATTGATTGTCCGTGTCATTTTCTTATATTTTGGCTGTACTTACGAAAAACTTACAGAAATGTTGCTGGAACGGTTCTTCTTTCTATAATGTATAATTGCATGGATGTTTTTTCTCAAACCTCTCTATAAGGATAATCTTATGAATAGAATATTATGGGTTTCATCTGTTGCATTAGCAACCGCTGCGTGTTTGACCGCTTGCGGCGATGAGGTCACCGAAGTCTCGACCACGGGCGTTGCATCGGTTGCCAAGTTCAAGGATTTGGGCGAGTGTTCTGCCAAGAACGAAGGTGAACTGGTGTTCGTGAAGGATTCCGCAGCGGTGTTTCTCTGTGCAGATAGCGTGTGGAATGTGTTGAG from uncultured Fibrobacter sp. harbors:
- a CDS encoding aconitase family protein: MGKSLYQKIFESHTVAKLPSGQCQLFIGLHLCHEVTSPQAFAQLREEGQKVLFPERTFATVDHIIPTTFPERNRPLQDGISE